Proteins encoded by one window of Gemmatimonadetes bacterium SCN 70-22:
- a CDS encoding aminotransferase V, translated as MTDRRRFMSSMVRAGVALPALKGSAFATLFRAEDIVRGKSPIESADDEAYWSQIQMAFDDDRTLVNLNNGGVSPAPTHVMDMMMRDLRFSNQIPVDHMWQVLEPRIETVRRDLARMFGCDPEEMAITRNASEANETMILGIDLKRGDEVIVTNQNYPRMITTWEQRVRREGIVLKQVSFKVPPPSDEYIVEQFRAAITPRTRVIEVTHITNLTGQILPVRQIARMAREKGIETFVDGAHAFAHFPFTRDELDVDYYGTSLHKWLHAPIGTGFLYVRRDKIKSLWPMMGAGASQDADIRKYEEIGTHPAANHNAISLAVAFNRGIGMERKAARLRYLRDRWAKRLLAESARFNVLTPLDDRQSCAIALVNIEGVDTPKLQQWLWHKHKVMTVAIVHPEFHGLRVTPSVYTTLDEVDLFAELMIKASKQGIAA; from the coding sequence ATGACCGATCGCCGCCGCTTCATGTCCTCGATGGTGCGCGCGGGCGTTGCGCTCCCCGCCCTGAAGGGATCGGCCTTTGCCACCTTGTTCCGTGCCGAGGACATCGTGCGCGGCAAGTCTCCCATCGAGTCGGCGGACGACGAGGCGTACTGGTCGCAGATCCAGATGGCGTTCGACGACGACCGAACGCTGGTGAACCTCAACAACGGCGGGGTCAGCCCGGCACCGACGCACGTCATGGACATGATGATGCGCGACCTCCGGTTCTCGAACCAGATCCCGGTCGATCACATGTGGCAGGTGCTGGAGCCGCGCATCGAGACGGTCCGGCGTGACCTGGCGCGCATGTTCGGCTGTGACCCGGAGGAGATGGCGATCACGCGCAACGCGTCCGAGGCCAACGAGACGATGATCCTTGGCATCGACCTCAAGCGGGGCGACGAAGTGATCGTCACCAACCAGAACTACCCGCGCATGATCACGACGTGGGAGCAGCGCGTGCGCCGCGAAGGGATCGTGCTCAAGCAGGTCTCCTTCAAGGTTCCGCCGCCCTCGGACGAGTATATCGTCGAGCAGTTCCGCGCCGCCATCACGCCGCGCACGCGCGTCATCGAGGTCACGCACATCACCAACCTCACGGGGCAGATCCTTCCCGTGCGGCAGATCGCGCGGATGGCGCGCGAGAAGGGGATCGAGACCTTCGTCGACGGGGCGCACGCCTTCGCCCACTTTCCCTTCACGCGCGACGAGCTCGACGTGGACTACTACGGGACGTCGCTGCACAAGTGGCTGCACGCCCCCATCGGAACCGGCTTTCTCTACGTGCGGCGCGACAAGATCAAGTCGCTCTGGCCCATGATGGGGGCCGGCGCGTCGCAGGACGCCGACATCCGCAAGTACGAGGAGATCGGCACGCACCCAGCCGCCAACCACAACGCCATCTCGCTCGCCGTGGCATTCAACCGCGGCATCGGGATGGAACGCAAGGCGGCGCGCCTTCGCTACCTGCGGGACCGCTGGGCCAAGCGGCTCCTGGCGGAAAGCGCGCGCTTCAACGTCCTCACGCCGCTGGACGACCGGCAGTCGTGCGCGATCGCCCTCGTCAACATCGAGGGGGTCGACACCCCGAAGCTCCAGCAGTGGCTCTGGCACAAGCACAAGGTGATGACCGTCGCCATCGTGCATCCGGAGTTCCACGGGCTGCGGGTGACACCCAGCGTCTACACCACGCTCGACGAGGTCGACCTGTTCGCCGAGCTGATGATCAAGGCGTCGAAGCAGGGGATCGCCGCCTGA
- a CDS encoding FAD-dependent oxidoreductase, whose amino-acid sequence MSANAPRRVAQLKAGDRVVIIGGGPAGLTAGYILAKDGVKVTVLEADTQVGGISRTARYNGYRFDIGGHRFFTKVTPVEELWKEILGPEFISVPRLSRIHYGGKYFDYPLKAWNALSGLGLWNSFLCVASYVRWHFKPYPVEENLEQWVTNRFGKRLFEIFFKTYTEKVWGIPCTEIRAEWAAQRIQGLSLAKAILNAASLQRRSETIKTLINEFQYPRLGPGQMWETAAQRIEAMGGDVLLRHEVAALEMRDGEVVAVRARTPDGEVRLEGDHFINTMAIRNLVRSFDPAPPAPVIAAGDGLNYRDFLTVALMIDQEALFPDNWIYIHTPGVTVGRIQNFNNWSKAMVPRPGTTCLGLEYFCFEGDGLWSSPDDALVELAKKELGQLGLADPAKVIDGCVVRQQKAYPVYDSEYSAHLQVVRRFIDAVPNLHTVGRNGMHKYNNADHSMLTAMMAVANMRGASHDVWAVNTDFDYHEEQKVEPDTAKGAPPSSVVQARAGAA is encoded by the coding sequence TTGTCAGCAAACGCACCGCGCAGGGTCGCGCAGCTCAAGGCCGGCGATCGCGTCGTCATCATCGGCGGCGGTCCGGCGGGGTTGACGGCCGGCTACATCCTGGCCAAGGACGGGGTGAAGGTCACCGTGCTCGAGGCTGACACGCAGGTGGGTGGCATTTCCCGCACGGCGCGCTACAACGGCTATCGCTTCGACATCGGGGGGCATCGCTTCTTCACCAAGGTCACCCCGGTGGAGGAGCTGTGGAAGGAGATCCTTGGCCCCGAGTTCATCAGCGTCCCGCGCCTCTCGCGCATCCACTACGGCGGGAAGTACTTCGACTACCCGCTCAAGGCGTGGAACGCCCTCAGCGGGCTTGGCCTGTGGAACTCGTTCCTCTGCGTGGCGAGCTACGTCCGGTGGCACTTCAAGCCGTATCCGGTCGAGGAGAACCTGGAGCAGTGGGTCACGAACCGCTTCGGGAAGCGCCTGTTCGAGATCTTCTTCAAGACGTATACGGAGAAGGTCTGGGGTATCCCGTGCACCGAGATCCGGGCGGAATGGGCGGCCCAGCGCATCCAGGGGCTGTCGCTCGCGAAGGCGATCCTGAATGCCGCGTCGCTCCAGCGGCGTAGCGAGACGATCAAGACGCTGATCAACGAATTCCAGTACCCGCGCCTCGGGCCGGGACAGATGTGGGAAACCGCGGCGCAGCGCATCGAGGCGATGGGGGGGGACGTCCTCCTCCGGCACGAAGTGGCTGCGCTCGAGATGCGGGACGGGGAGGTGGTCGCCGTCCGGGCGCGCACGCCCGATGGCGAGGTGCGGCTCGAGGGCGATCACTTCATCAACACGATGGCGATCCGCAACCTCGTGCGGTCGTTCGATCCGGCCCCGCCGGCCCCCGTCATTGCCGCTGGCGACGGACTCAATTACCGCGACTTCCTCACCGTCGCCCTGATGATCGACCAGGAGGCGCTCTTTCCCGACAACTGGATCTACATCCACACGCCGGGGGTCACGGTTGGGCGCATCCAGAACTTCAACAACTGGAGCAAGGCGATGGTCCCGCGCCCCGGGACCACGTGCCTCGGCCTCGAGTACTTCTGCTTCGAGGGGGACGGGCTGTGGAGCAGCCCCGACGACGCGCTCGTCGAGCTGGCGAAGAAGGAGCTGGGGCAGCTCGGCCTCGCCGACCCGGCGAAGGTCATCGACGGGTGTGTGGTCCGGCAGCAGAAGGCCTATCCCGTGTACGACTCCGAGTACTCGGCGCACCTGCAGGTCGTCCGCCGCTTCATCGACGCCGTCCCGAACCTGCATACCGTCGGGCGCAACGGGATGCACAAGTACAACAACGCCGATCACTCCATGCTGACCGCCATGATGGCCGTCGCCAACATGCGCGGTGCCTCGCACGACGTCTGGGCGGTCAACACCGACTTCGACTATCACGAGGAGCAGAAGGTCGAGCCGGACACCGCAAAGGGGGCCCCCCCGTCCTCGGTCGTGCAGGCCCGGGCGGGAGCTGCGTGA
- a CDS encoding nucleoside-diphosphate sugar epimerase → MNVFITGGCGFIGSHLAERLLDRGDRVQVLDDLSTGSMQNIAHLVGRPDFGYRIGSALDIPLVTELVDMADVTVHLAAAVGVKLIVEKPVHTIETNVRATEVVLGAAARKKKLVVVASTSEVYGKSTSIPFREDQDLQLGPTSHSRWAYACSKALDEWLALAYLRERGVPVIVTRFFNTVGPRQTGQYGMVLPSFAAQALRNEPITVYGSGEQSRCFGHVRDAVEGMLRLMSTPAAVGEVFNIGSTQEISIVQLAERVRDAAGSRSEIVLVPYGEAYAAGFEDMMRRVPDVSKLQAVTGFCPDTSLDVIIRDVVEDQRARLAAAAGGGVPFMTLRT, encoded by the coding sequence GTGAACGTCTTCATCACCGGTGGGTGCGGGTTCATCGGGTCTCACCTGGCCGAGCGGCTGCTCGACCGGGGCGACCGCGTCCAGGTGCTCGACGACCTGTCGACCGGGAGCATGCAGAACATCGCCCATCTGGTCGGACGCCCCGACTTCGGCTACCGCATCGGATCGGCCCTCGACATCCCCCTCGTCACCGAGTTGGTGGACATGGCCGACGTGACCGTGCACCTGGCGGCGGCCGTCGGCGTCAAGCTCATCGTCGAGAAGCCCGTCCACACCATCGAGACCAACGTCCGCGCCACCGAGGTCGTCCTCGGCGCCGCCGCTCGCAAGAAGAAGCTCGTCGTCGTCGCCTCGACGTCGGAAGTCTACGGGAAGTCGACCTCGATCCCGTTCCGCGAGGACCAGGACCTCCAACTCGGCCCCACCTCGCACTCGCGCTGGGCCTACGCCTGCTCGAAGGCGCTGGACGAATGGCTTGCCCTCGCCTACCTGCGGGAACGCGGCGTACCGGTCATCGTGACCCGCTTCTTCAACACGGTGGGGCCGCGCCAGACAGGGCAGTACGGCATGGTGCTCCCCAGCTTCGCCGCTCAGGCGCTGCGGAACGAGCCCATCACGGTCTACGGATCGGGCGAGCAGTCGCGGTGCTTCGGCCATGTGCGCGATGCCGTGGAAGGGATGCTGCGGCTGATGTCGACGCCGGCGGCGGTGGGAGAGGTCTTCAACATCGGCTCCACGCAGGAAATCAGCATCGTGCAACTTGCCGAGCGGGTGCGCGACGCGGCGGGGAGCCGCTCGGAGATCGTCCTCGTCCCCTACGGGGAGGCGTACGCCGCCGGCTTCGAGGACATGATGCGACGCGTCCCCGACGTGTCGAAGCTCCAGGCCGTGACCGGCTTCTGCCCCGACACGTCTCTCGACGTGATCATCCGCGACGTCGTGGAGGATCAGCGCGCCCGGCTGGCGGCCGCCGCTGGAGGGGGCGTTCCCTTCATGACCCTCCGCACGTGA
- a CDS encoding molybdopterin synthase sulfur carrier subunit yields MPVTVHLPSVLAAHAGGTRAIEAAGATVGATLDALVVRFPQLGPRLRDAQGAPYPFVTIYLNDEDVRLVGGFDAAVQDGDEVTIVPAVAGG; encoded by the coding sequence ATGCCTGTCACCGTCCACCTCCCCTCCGTCCTCGCCGCCCACGCCGGCGGCACTCGCGCCATCGAAGCCGCTGGCGCCACGGTCGGCGCCACGCTCGACGCGCTCGTGGTCCGCTTCCCGCAACTTGGCCCTCGCCTGCGCGACGCGCAGGGGGCGCCGTATCCCTTCGTGACGATCTACCTGAACGACGAGGACGTCAGGCTCGTCGGCGGCTTCGACGCGGCGGTGCAGGATGGCGACGAGGTCACCATCGTCCCGGCCGTGGCGGGGGGCTGA
- a CDS encoding EVE domain-containing protein, whose protein sequence is MRHWLMKTEPDVFSFADLMRARDRTTCWDGVRNYQARNFMRDHMRAGDRVLIYHSNAEPPAVVGTARVVREAYPDHTAFDPTDDHFDPDSDPASPTWMMVDVQGERPLHPVTLPMMRQVPGLESMELLQRGSRLSITPLTADEWAIVTRLGRSAQPADE, encoded by the coding sequence GTGCGCCATTGGCTCATGAAGACCGAACCCGACGTCTTCTCCTTCGCCGACCTCATGCGCGCCAGGGACCGCACGACCTGCTGGGACGGTGTCCGCAACTACCAGGCGCGCAACTTCATGCGCGATCACATGCGCGCGGGCGACCGCGTCCTGATCTACCATTCGAATGCCGAGCCGCCGGCGGTGGTGGGAACCGCGCGCGTCGTGCGCGAGGCCTATCCCGACCACACCGCATTCGACCCCACCGACGACCACTTCGACCCCGACAGCGATCCCGCCTCGCCCACGTGGATGATGGTCGACGTGCAGGGGGAGCGCCCGCTCCACCCCGTCACCCTCCCCATGATGCGTCAGGTGCCGGGGCTCGAGTCCATGGAGCTCCTGCAGCGTGGGAGTCGCCTCTCCATCACGCCGCTGACGGCCGACGAGTGGGCGATCGTGACGCGACTCGGCCGGTCAGCGCAGCCTGCCGACGAGTAG
- a CDS encoding threonine synthase — protein sequence MSATLTPPLVPTTRLTPLPLACASCGQEAGATPQAICPNCLGPLEPVYDAARPLPTREEIAARPRSLWRYREWLPFAGTPVHALDVGWTPLVEAPRLAERLGVARLWLKLDAHSFPSLSFKDRVVTTAINAAEAFGIDVIGCASTGNLANAVAAAAARAGKPAWIFVPEDLELGKLVATTVFAPRLVRIKGTYDDVNRLCAQVADRFGWGIVNVNLRAYYGEGSKTMAFEIAEQLGWRLPTAVVTPMAGGSLVTKLRKGFTEARDAGLVSGELPRQYGAQAEGCAPIVRLTERGDDTLVPEIPRTIARSLAIGNPADGLFASHILRHSGGGGQAVGDRELVAAIRLLAETTGVFAETAGGVTLAAATKLAERGSLRADDEVVVCLTGHGLKTVEAVQDTLRDAPVITPKIREVAALIASS from the coding sequence ATGAGCGCGACCCTCACTCCCCCACTCGTTCCCACCACCCGCCTCACCCCGCTCCCGCTGGCCTGCGCCTCGTGCGGCCAGGAGGCGGGGGCGACGCCGCAGGCGATCTGCCCCAACTGCCTCGGCCCGCTCGAGCCGGTCTACGACGCCGCGCGCCCCCTCCCCACCCGTGAGGAGATCGCCGCCCGCCCGCGTTCGCTGTGGCGCTATCGCGAGTGGCTCCCGTTCGCGGGGACCCCCGTGCACGCGCTCGACGTCGGGTGGACGCCGCTCGTCGAGGCGCCGCGCCTGGCCGAGCGCCTCGGTGTGGCCCGCCTCTGGCTCAAGCTCGACGCCCACTCGTTTCCCTCGCTCTCGTTCAAGGATCGCGTCGTCACGACGGCCATCAATGCCGCGGAAGCGTTCGGCATCGACGTGATCGGGTGCGCGTCGACCGGCAACCTCGCCAATGCCGTCGCCGCGGCCGCCGCGCGCGCCGGGAAGCCCGCGTGGATCTTCGTCCCCGAAGACCTCGAGCTCGGCAAGCTGGTGGCGACCACCGTCTTCGCCCCCAGGCTGGTGCGGATCAAGGGCACCTACGACGACGTGAACCGCCTGTGTGCGCAGGTTGCCGACCGCTTCGGCTGGGGGATCGTCAACGTCAACCTCCGCGCCTACTACGGCGAAGGGAGCAAGACGATGGCGTTCGAGATCGCCGAGCAGCTCGGCTGGCGCCTCCCCACGGCGGTGGTCACGCCGATGGCGGGGGGCTCGCTGGTCACCAAGCTGCGCAAGGGGTTCACGGAAGCGCGTGATGCCGGCCTGGTGTCGGGCGAGCTCCCGCGACAGTACGGCGCCCAGGCCGAGGGGTGCGCCCCCATCGTGCGCCTGACGGAGCGCGGCGACGACACCCTCGTCCCCGAGATCCCCCGCACGATCGCGCGCTCCCTCGCCATCGGGAACCCGGCCGACGGGCTCTTCGCCAGCCACATCCTTCGCCACAGCGGCGGGGGCGGGCAGGCGGTGGGCGACCGGGAGCTCGTGGCCGCGATCCGCCTGCTCGCCGAGACCACGGGAGTCTTCGCCGAGACAGCGGGCGGCGTAACGCTCGCCGCCGCGACGAAGCTCGCCGAGCGGGGGTCACTTCGCGCCGACGACGAGGTGGTGGTATGCCTAACGGGACACGGCCTCAAGACGGTGGAAGCCGTGCAGGACACCCTCCGCGACGCCCCCGTCATCACCCCGAAGATTCGTGAAGTGGCCGCCCTGATCGCCTCATCCTGA
- a CDS encoding molybdenum cofactor biosynthesis protein MoeB: MAPDVGALPTLTRDELTRDELTRYSRHLLLPEVGVEGQRRLKAARVLLVGAGGLGSPAALYLAAAGVGTLGIVDFDRVDITNLHRQVIHGTSDVGRTKLQSATDRLREVNPHVVVEPHEVRLSSANALAIVRRYDLVVDGTDNFQTRYLVNDACVLTGRPNVYGSIFRFDGQVSVFCTAEGPCYRCIYREPPPAGLVPSCAEGGVLGILPGIVGILQATEAIKLILGIGEPLIGRLNLVDSLGARQRSVKIRRDPTCPACGTRELQSLIDYDAFCGVPAAAADAPVPELTPRELAARLGRGDDLLLLDVREPHEHAIARIPGGRLIPLGAFGEAIPTFDRGRDIVVHCRSGARSATAVRQLQAAGFTRAWNLAGGILRWADDVDPTVAKY; the protein is encoded by the coding sequence GTGGCGCCGGACGTCGGCGCCCTCCCGACTCTCACGCGCGACGAGCTCACGCGCGACGAGCTCACGCGCTACTCGCGCCATCTCCTCCTCCCGGAGGTGGGGGTGGAAGGACAGCGCAGGCTGAAGGCGGCGCGCGTGCTCCTGGTCGGCGCCGGCGGGCTCGGGTCGCCGGCCGCGCTCTACCTGGCCGCGGCGGGAGTCGGCACGTTAGGCATCGTCGACTTCGACCGCGTCGACATCACCAACCTGCATCGCCAGGTCATCCACGGCACCAGCGACGTGGGGCGCACCAAGCTGCAGTCGGCCACCGACCGCCTGCGCGAGGTCAACCCGCACGTGGTCGTCGAGCCGCACGAGGTGCGCCTGTCGTCCGCGAACGCGCTCGCGATCGTGCGCCGGTACGATCTCGTGGTGGATGGCACCGACAATTTCCAGACGCGCTACCTGGTCAACGACGCCTGCGTCCTCACGGGGCGCCCGAACGTGTACGGCTCGATCTTCCGCTTCGATGGGCAGGTCTCGGTGTTCTGCACGGCGGAGGGTCCCTGCTATCGCTGCATCTATCGCGAGCCGCCGCCGGCGGGGCTGGTCCCCAGCTGCGCCGAGGGCGGGGTGCTGGGCATCCTGCCGGGGATCGTGGGGATCCTGCAGGCCACGGAGGCGATCAAGCTGATCCTCGGGATCGGGGAGCCGCTGATCGGGCGCCTGAACCTGGTCGACTCGCTGGGCGCGAGGCAGCGTTCGGTGAAGATCCGGCGCGACCCCACGTGCCCGGCGTGCGGCACCCGCGAGCTGCAATCGCTCATCGACTACGATGCGTTCTGTGGTGTCCCGGCCGCCGCGGCCGACGCCCCGGTCCCCGAGCTCACCCCGCGCGAGCTGGCGGCGCGGCTGGGGCGAGGCGACGACCTGCTCCTGCTGGACGTGCGCGAGCCCCACGAGCATGCGATCGCGCGGATTCCCGGCGGGCGCCTGATTCCCCTGGGGGCATTCGGCGAGGCCATCCCGACCTTCGACCGCGGCCGCGACATCGTGGTGCACTGCCGCAGCGGGGCGCGCAGCGCGACCGCCGTCCGTCAGCTGCAGGCCGCCGGCTTCACGCGGGCCTGGAACCTGGCCGGCGGCATCCTGCGATGGGCCGACGACGTGGATCCGACGGTCGCGAAGTACTGA
- a CDS encoding citrate (Si)-synthase produces MRDTRTGKTYSIPITDGTIRTSDLRQVKVDADDFGLMGYDPAFMNTASCRSAITFIDGDKGILRYRGYPIEQLAEKASFLEVAYLLRNGELPTQPEYDRWVHDITYHTYVHENIKRFLEGFRYDAHPMSMTVAGVAALSSFYPEAKDIFDKHQRDISIIRLLAKVPTIAAFAYRHVKGLPFIYPDNDLSYAENFLSMIARMSEPQYESNPVFTKAIEILFILHADHEQNCSTNAVRAVGSSHVDPFSAVAAGIAALYGPLHGGANEQVLRMIGEIGDIKNVPAFVESVKQGKGRLMGFGHRVYKSYDPRAKIVKKLADEVFASVGMDKDLEIAMELERIALSDDYFVSRKLYPNVDFYTGLIYRAMKFPTDYFTVLFAIPRVAGWLSQWEEMLLDKEQKIARPRQVYTGYDERPYKSTLDYSKKVEKL; encoded by the coding sequence ATCCGCGATACGCGGACCGGCAAGACGTATTCGATCCCCATCACCGACGGCACCATCCGGACGAGCGACCTGCGCCAGGTCAAGGTGGATGCGGACGATTTCGGCCTCATGGGCTACGACCCCGCGTTCATGAACACGGCGTCGTGCCGGAGCGCCATCACCTTCATCGACGGCGACAAGGGGATCCTGCGCTATCGCGGCTACCCGATCGAGCAGCTGGCGGAGAAGGCGAGCTTCCTCGAGGTGGCGTACCTGCTGCGCAACGGCGAGCTCCCCACGCAGCCCGAGTACGACCGGTGGGTGCACGACATCACCTACCACACGTACGTGCACGAGAACATCAAGCGCTTCCTCGAGGGGTTCCGCTATGATGCGCACCCGATGTCGATGACGGTGGCGGGGGTGGCGGCGCTGTCGTCGTTCTACCCGGAAGCGAAGGACATCTTCGACAAGCACCAGCGCGACATCTCGATCATCCGCCTGCTGGCCAAGGTCCCGACCATCGCCGCCTTCGCCTACCGGCACGTGAAGGGGCTCCCGTTCATCTATCCGGACAACGACCTGTCGTACGCCGAGAACTTCCTCTCGATGATCGCGCGCATGTCGGAGCCGCAGTACGAGTCGAACCCCGTCTTCACGAAGGCGATCGAGATCCTGTTCATCCTCCACGCGGACCACGAGCAGAACTGCTCGACCAATGCGGTGCGCGCGGTCGGTTCGTCGCACGTCGATCCCTTCAGCGCCGTGGCCGCCGGAATCGCCGCCCTCTACGGGCCGCTGCATGGCGGCGCCAACGAGCAGGTGCTCCGCATGATCGGCGAGATCGGCGACATCAAGAACGTCCCGGCGTTCGTCGAGAGCGTGAAGCAGGGGAAGGGGCGCCTCATGGGCTTCGGTCATCGCGTCTACAAGAGCTACGACCCGCGCGCCAAGATCGTGAAGAAGCTCGCCGACGAGGTCTTCGCCTCGGTGGGGATGGACAAGGACCTCGAGATCGCGATGGAGCTCGAGCGCATCGCCCTCTCGGACGACTACTTCGTCTCGCGCAAGCTCTACCCCAACGTGGACTTCTACACGGGGCTGATCTACCGCGCGATGAAGTTCCCGACCGACTACTTCACGGTCCTCTTCGCCATTCCGCGCGTGGCCGGGTGGCTGTCGCAGTGGGAGGAGATGCTGCTCGACAAGGAGCAGAAGATCGCCCGCCCGCGGCAGGTCTACACCGGCTATGACGAGCGCCCGTACAAGTCGACGCTCGACTACAGCAAGAAGGTCGAGAAGCTCTAG